In a genomic window of Jaculus jaculus isolate mJacJac1 chromosome 8, mJacJac1.mat.Y.cur, whole genome shotgun sequence:
- the Znf219 gene encoding zinc finger protein 219 isoform X1 yields MEGSRPRVAGGHLAPSPPAFDGELDLQRYSNGPGVSAGSPGMGAVGWSESRGGERRFPCPVCGKRFRFNSILALHLRAHPGAQAFQCPHCGHRAAQRALLRSHLRTHQPERPRSPAARLLLELEERALLREAQLGRTRSSGGMQATSAAEGPTQPQVPSVPSSAFRCPFCKGKFRTSAERERHLHILHRPWKCSLCSFGSSQEEELLHHSLTAHGAPERPLAATSAAPQPQLPPQPKPRSASEPGPEPEPVATPAPTPPEETPAPPEFRCQVCGQSFTQSWFLKGHMRKHKASFDHACPVCGRCFKEPWFLKNHMKVHTSKLGPLRAPGPGSVPARAPQPPDLSLLAYEPLGPALLLAPAPTPAERREPPSLLGYLSIRAGEARPNGEGADPGAGRSFGGFRPLPSLPARGRRHCAEEPEEEEEVVETEEESWARGRSLGPLASQHPRPGEGPGHSTPAVGAQARSTTTQEENGMLVGGTRPEGGRGATGKDCPFCGKSFRSAHHLKVHLRVHTGERPYKCPHCDYAGTQSGSLKYHLQRHHREQRTGAGPGPPPEPPPPSQRGSNPSSGAKPAQQSGTWVEGTASSRPPPSGAGPGSRRKPASPGRTLRNGRGGEAEPLDLSLRAGPGGEAGSGGALHRCLFCPFATGAPELMALHLQVHHSRRARGRRQPRADASPPYARAPSGETPPSPLLEEDGSPGLSRSSGEAGLGGQER; encoded by the exons ATGGAG GGCTCACGTCCTCGCGTCGCTGGTGGCCACTTAGCGCCATCCCCACCTGCATTTGACGGCGAGCTGGATCTGCAACGCTACTCCAACGGACCAGGCGTGAGCGCAGGGTCGCCTGGGATGGGAGCTGTAGGATGGTCTGAGAGTCGTGGAGGCGAACGGCGCTTCCCCTGCCCCGTGTGCGGGAAGCGCTTCCGCTTCAATTCCATCCTGGCTCTGCATCTGCGAGCCCACCCAGGCGCCCAGGCCTTCCAGTGCCCACACTGCGGCCACCGCGCCGCACAGCGGGCTCTGCTGCGCTCACATCTCCGAACACACCAACCTGAGCGCCCGCGCAGCCCTGCTGCACGCCTGTTGCTAGAGCTGGAGGAGCGAGCTCTACTGCGTGAAGCTCAGCTGGGGAGAACCCGAAGCTCAGGGGGCATGCAGGCCACCTCTGCTGCCGAGGGCCCCACGCAGCCCCAGGTTCCTTCAGTTCCCTCATCTGCCTTCCGTTGCCCCTTCTGCAAAGGCAAGTTTCGAACCTCGGCAGAGCGAGAACGCCACCTGCACATCCTACACAGACCCTGGAAGTGCAGCCTCTGCAGTTTCGGTTCCAGCCAGGAGGAGGAGCTGCTGCATCATAGTCTGACGGCCCACGGGGCTCCCGAGCGCCCCTTGGCGGCCACTTCTGCTGCACCACAGCCCCAGCTTCCTCCCCAGCCAAAACCCAGATCTGCCTCTGAGCCTGGCCCAGAACCTGAACCCGTGGCAACCCCTGCCCCTACTCCTCCGGAGGAGACTCCTGCTCCTCCAGAGTTCCGCTGCCAAGTGTGCGGCCAGAGCTTTACACAGTCCTGGTTCCTCAAGGGCCACATGCGCAAGCATAAGGCCTCCTTTGATCATGCCTGTCCTGTATGTGGCCGCTGCTTCAAGGAGCCGTGGTTCCTTAAAAACCACATGAAGGTGCACACTAGCAAGCTGGGTCCTTTGCGTGCCCCGGGACCCGGCTCTGTCCCTGCCAGggcccctcagcctcctgacctgAGCCTGCTGGCCTATGAGCCCCTGGGCCCCGCTCTTCTCCTGGCCCCAGCACCCACGCCAGCTGAGCGCCGTGAGCCCCCGAGCCTCTTAGGCTACCTGAGCATACGAGCTGGGGAAGCACGTCCCAATGGCGAGGGTGCTGATCCTGGGGCTGGCCGCAGCTTTGGAGGATTCCGCCCTCTGCCTTCTCTCCCAGCCCGGGGCCGGCGGCATTGTGCAGAGGaaccagaggaggaagaggaggtggtggagacagaggaggagagctGGGCTCGGGGCAGGTCACTGGGACCTCTGGCTTCCCAGCATCCTCGCCCAGGCGAGGGGCCAGGGCATTCTACACCTGCCGTGGGGGCCCAGGCAAGATCTACAACCACACAAG AGGAAAATGGGATGCTGGTTGGAGGGACCCGACCTGAAGGGGGCCGTGGGGCCACTGGCAAGGACTGCCCCTTCTGTGGAAAATCTTTCCGCTCAGCACATCACCTCAAAGTGCACCTGCGCGTACACACAG GTGAGCGCCCGTACAAGTGTCCACACTGTGACTATGCGGGCACCCAGTCCGGCTCGCTTAAGTATCATCTGCAGCGTCACCACCGGGAACAGAGGACCGGTGCAGGCCCCGGGCCTCCCCCAGAGCCGCCACCCCCTTCCCAGAGAGGTTCAAACCCATCATCAGGAGCTAAGCCAGCTCAGCAGTCTGGCACATGGGTAGAGGGCACTGCAAGCTCCCGGCCACCTCCTAGTGGTGCTGGGCCAGGGTCTCGTCGGAAGCCTGCAAGTCCAGGGAGGACCCTGCGCAATGGGCGGGGGGGAGAGGCTGAACCCCTGGACCTGTCCCTGAGGGCAGGGCCGGGAGGTGAAGCTGGGTCAGGGGGTGCCCTCCATCGCTGCCTCTTTTGCCCCTTTGCCACTGGAGCACCTGAGCTCATGGCCTTGCACCTGCAAGTGCACCACAGCCGCCGGGCTCGAGGCCGCCGGCAGCCACGAGCTGATGCATCACCGCCCTACGCCCGAGCACCATCAGGCGAGACCCCTCCTAGTCCTCTGCTGGAAGAGGACGGCAGCCCTGGGTTGTCTAGATCCTCTGGAGAGGCAGGTCTGGGGGGGCAAGAACGATAG
- the Znf219 gene encoding zinc finger protein 219 isoform X2: MGAVGWSESRGGERRFPCPVCGKRFRFNSILALHLRAHPGAQAFQCPHCGHRAAQRALLRSHLRTHQPERPRSPAARLLLELEERALLREAQLGRTRSSGGMQATSAAEGPTQPQVPSVPSSAFRCPFCKGKFRTSAERERHLHILHRPWKCSLCSFGSSQEEELLHHSLTAHGAPERPLAATSAAPQPQLPPQPKPRSASEPGPEPEPVATPAPTPPEETPAPPEFRCQVCGQSFTQSWFLKGHMRKHKASFDHACPVCGRCFKEPWFLKNHMKVHTSKLGPLRAPGPGSVPARAPQPPDLSLLAYEPLGPALLLAPAPTPAERREPPSLLGYLSIRAGEARPNGEGADPGAGRSFGGFRPLPSLPARGRRHCAEEPEEEEEVVETEEESWARGRSLGPLASQHPRPGEGPGHSTPAVGAQARSTTTQEENGMLVGGTRPEGGRGATGKDCPFCGKSFRSAHHLKVHLRVHTGERPYKCPHCDYAGTQSGSLKYHLQRHHREQRTGAGPGPPPEPPPPSQRGSNPSSGAKPAQQSGTWVEGTASSRPPPSGAGPGSRRKPASPGRTLRNGRGGEAEPLDLSLRAGPGGEAGSGGALHRCLFCPFATGAPELMALHLQVHHSRRARGRRQPRADASPPYARAPSGETPPSPLLEEDGSPGLSRSSGEAGLGGQER, from the exons ATGGGAGCTGTAGGATGGTCTGAGAGTCGTGGAGGCGAACGGCGCTTCCCCTGCCCCGTGTGCGGGAAGCGCTTCCGCTTCAATTCCATCCTGGCTCTGCATCTGCGAGCCCACCCAGGCGCCCAGGCCTTCCAGTGCCCACACTGCGGCCACCGCGCCGCACAGCGGGCTCTGCTGCGCTCACATCTCCGAACACACCAACCTGAGCGCCCGCGCAGCCCTGCTGCACGCCTGTTGCTAGAGCTGGAGGAGCGAGCTCTACTGCGTGAAGCTCAGCTGGGGAGAACCCGAAGCTCAGGGGGCATGCAGGCCACCTCTGCTGCCGAGGGCCCCACGCAGCCCCAGGTTCCTTCAGTTCCCTCATCTGCCTTCCGTTGCCCCTTCTGCAAAGGCAAGTTTCGAACCTCGGCAGAGCGAGAACGCCACCTGCACATCCTACACAGACCCTGGAAGTGCAGCCTCTGCAGTTTCGGTTCCAGCCAGGAGGAGGAGCTGCTGCATCATAGTCTGACGGCCCACGGGGCTCCCGAGCGCCCCTTGGCGGCCACTTCTGCTGCACCACAGCCCCAGCTTCCTCCCCAGCCAAAACCCAGATCTGCCTCTGAGCCTGGCCCAGAACCTGAACCCGTGGCAACCCCTGCCCCTACTCCTCCGGAGGAGACTCCTGCTCCTCCAGAGTTCCGCTGCCAAGTGTGCGGCCAGAGCTTTACACAGTCCTGGTTCCTCAAGGGCCACATGCGCAAGCATAAGGCCTCCTTTGATCATGCCTGTCCTGTATGTGGCCGCTGCTTCAAGGAGCCGTGGTTCCTTAAAAACCACATGAAGGTGCACACTAGCAAGCTGGGTCCTTTGCGTGCCCCGGGACCCGGCTCTGTCCCTGCCAGggcccctcagcctcctgacctgAGCCTGCTGGCCTATGAGCCCCTGGGCCCCGCTCTTCTCCTGGCCCCAGCACCCACGCCAGCTGAGCGCCGTGAGCCCCCGAGCCTCTTAGGCTACCTGAGCATACGAGCTGGGGAAGCACGTCCCAATGGCGAGGGTGCTGATCCTGGGGCTGGCCGCAGCTTTGGAGGATTCCGCCCTCTGCCTTCTCTCCCAGCCCGGGGCCGGCGGCATTGTGCAGAGGaaccagaggaggaagaggaggtggtggagacagaggaggagagctGGGCTCGGGGCAGGTCACTGGGACCTCTGGCTTCCCAGCATCCTCGCCCAGGCGAGGGGCCAGGGCATTCTACACCTGCCGTGGGGGCCCAGGCAAGATCTACAACCACACAAG AGGAAAATGGGATGCTGGTTGGAGGGACCCGACCTGAAGGGGGCCGTGGGGCCACTGGCAAGGACTGCCCCTTCTGTGGAAAATCTTTCCGCTCAGCACATCACCTCAAAGTGCACCTGCGCGTACACACAG GTGAGCGCCCGTACAAGTGTCCACACTGTGACTATGCGGGCACCCAGTCCGGCTCGCTTAAGTATCATCTGCAGCGTCACCACCGGGAACAGAGGACCGGTGCAGGCCCCGGGCCTCCCCCAGAGCCGCCACCCCCTTCCCAGAGAGGTTCAAACCCATCATCAGGAGCTAAGCCAGCTCAGCAGTCTGGCACATGGGTAGAGGGCACTGCAAGCTCCCGGCCACCTCCTAGTGGTGCTGGGCCAGGGTCTCGTCGGAAGCCTGCAAGTCCAGGGAGGACCCTGCGCAATGGGCGGGGGGGAGAGGCTGAACCCCTGGACCTGTCCCTGAGGGCAGGGCCGGGAGGTGAAGCTGGGTCAGGGGGTGCCCTCCATCGCTGCCTCTTTTGCCCCTTTGCCACTGGAGCACCTGAGCTCATGGCCTTGCACCTGCAAGTGCACCACAGCCGCCGGGCTCGAGGCCGCCGGCAGCCACGAGCTGATGCATCACCGCCCTACGCCCGAGCACCATCAGGCGAGACCCCTCCTAGTCCTCTGCTGGAAGAGGACGGCAGCCCTGGGTTGTCTAGATCCTCTGGAGAGGCAGGTCTGGGGGGGCAAGAACGATAG